A DNA window from Streptomyces sp. CA-278952 contains the following coding sequences:
- a CDS encoding CDP-alcohol phosphatidyltransferase family protein: protein MQKLTCKKRDAWWTVLLVDPVATRVLIRIARFGFITPNGVTWAALFVGLGSAGFFLRGDTQSLIIGAALYHVSFILDCIDGKLARLKGNGTVFGGWLDYVFDRIRVLFCALALMGGQYLRSESAWYLIAALVVVFLDMLRYVDALQIYKMRMSMRTKIEKLKEARREAEAPEGPGVVFMEDLLRENPGVEADLLKQQAENVVDLHAQFRDRFPWYTRLRQALLRTRMRPHLISGIEFQMFIFIIGPLIGQILWTTAVSAVLLGLFELVIMYKFWLSTRDFTRVVEELAPEPLVAVGSVASHLHAGRHRRGGDEPVYDPVTVAGVPVEQRFPAPEPYEDPGFQPYPEPRHDVGFRYDEQDGHAAPGVGYAADPVFHPPGPHADVRWVEAEGRRR from the coding sequence GTGCAGAAGCTCACCTGCAAGAAGCGTGACGCCTGGTGGACCGTGCTCCTGGTCGATCCGGTCGCTACCAGGGTGCTCATCCGCATCGCGCGCTTCGGGTTCATCACCCCTAACGGCGTCACCTGGGCAGCCCTGTTCGTCGGCCTCGGCTCCGCGGGCTTCTTCCTTCGCGGTGACACCCAGTCGCTCATCATCGGAGCCGCGCTCTACCACGTCAGCTTCATCCTGGACTGCATCGACGGAAAGCTGGCCCGCCTCAAGGGGAACGGCACGGTCTTCGGCGGCTGGCTGGACTACGTCTTCGACCGCATCCGCGTCCTCTTCTGCGCGCTCGCCCTGATGGGCGGTCAGTACCTCCGCAGCGAGAGCGCCTGGTACCTGATCGCTGCCCTGGTCGTCGTCTTCCTCGACATGCTCCGGTACGTCGACGCCCTCCAGATCTACAAGATGCGCATGTCGATGCGTACGAAGATCGAGAAGCTCAAGGAGGCCAGGCGCGAGGCCGAGGCCCCCGAGGGGCCGGGAGTCGTCTTCATGGAGGACCTTCTCCGGGAAAATCCCGGTGTCGAGGCCGACCTCCTCAAGCAGCAGGCCGAGAACGTCGTGGACCTGCACGCCCAGTTCCGCGACCGCTTCCCCTGGTACACACGGCTGCGCCAAGCGCTGCTGCGCACCAGGATGCGGCCGCACCTCATCAGCGGCATCGAATTCCAGATGTTCATCTTCATCATCGGTCCACTGATCGGCCAGATCCTGTGGACCACCGCCGTCTCCGCGGTGCTGCTCGGCCTCTTCGAGCTGGTCATCATGTACAAGTTCTGGCTCTCCACCCGCGACTTCACCCGGGTGGTCGAGGAACTGGCCCCCGAGCCCCTCGTCGCCGTGGGCAGTGTCGCCAGCCATCTCCACGCCGGCCGTCACCGCAGGGGCGGCGACGAGCCCGTATACGACCCAGTGACCGTCGCGGGCGTACCGGTGGAGCAGCGCTTCCCCGCCCCGGAGCCGTACGAGGACCCAGGCTTCCAGCCGTACCCCGAACCCCGTCACGACGTGGGCTTTCGCTACGACGAGCAGGACGGACACGCCGCGCCGGGGGTCGGCTATGCCGCGGACCCCGTCTTCCACCCTCCCGGTCCACACGCTGATGTGCGCTGGGTGGAGGCCGAGGGGCGGCGGCGATGA
- a CDS encoding LCP family protein, with the protein MSEATATHGRRATREGGGRRRGRERTRGQRVRRWVGWSLVALLLVAGGTAWWLYHRLDSNITGVDLNKALGEDRPEKLPTSGQNLLVLGSDSRAGAENKDLGGGGNVGGARSDTAMVVHIPEGRAKATAVSIPRDTLVSRPECTKADGSSVSAADRVMFNSVYSQAGPTCVVKTVEKMSGIRIDHYMEINFAGFKDLVDAIGGVTVTIDEPIRDKASGLELEAGTHRLTGTQSLAFVRTRHGIGDGSDLGRIGLQQQFMLALLSEIKKQDLLSSPTKTYKIANSATGSLTTDSELASLTKLAEFARSMNGIDPASMETIMLPVRYDTKDPNRVVAAEPQVTQLWKALRADQEIPESAKKSPATGGGS; encoded by the coding sequence ATGAGCGAAGCCACGGCAACGCACGGCCGACGCGCCACCCGTGAAGGCGGAGGCCGCAGACGCGGCAGGGAACGAACGCGCGGACAGCGCGTACGCCGGTGGGTCGGATGGAGTCTGGTCGCTCTCCTCCTGGTCGCGGGCGGCACAGCGTGGTGGCTCTACCACCGCCTGGACTCCAACATCACCGGAGTCGACCTGAACAAGGCGCTCGGCGAGGACCGCCCGGAGAAGCTCCCCACCAGCGGTCAGAACCTTCTCGTCCTCGGCTCCGACTCGCGCGCCGGTGCGGAGAACAAGGACCTGGGCGGCGGCGGCAACGTCGGAGGCGCCCGCTCCGACACCGCGATGGTCGTCCACATACCCGAGGGCCGCGCCAAGGCGACCGCGGTCTCCATCCCCCGCGACACGCTGGTGAGCCGGCCCGAGTGCACCAAGGCCGACGGTTCGTCCGTCTCCGCCGCCGACCGCGTCATGTTCAACTCGGTCTACTCGCAGGCCGGCCCGACCTGTGTGGTCAAGACGGTCGAGAAGATGTCCGGGATTCGCATCGACCACTACATGGAGATCAACTTCGCGGGCTTCAAGGACCTGGTGGACGCGATCGGCGGGGTCACCGTGACCATCGACGAGCCGATCCGCGACAAGGCCAGCGGGCTCGAACTCGAAGCGGGCACCCACCGTCTGACCGGTACCCAGTCGCTCGCCTTCGTACGGACGCGGCACGGCATCGGTGACGGCAGCGACCTGGGGCGCATCGGGCTGCAGCAGCAGTTCATGCTCGCGCTGCTCAGTGAGATCAAGAAGCAGGACCTGCTCAGCAGCCCCACCAAGACATACAAGATCGCGAATTCCGCGACCGGCTCGCTGACCACCGACTCGGAGCTCGCCTCGCTCACCAAGCTCGCCGAGTTCGCCCGCTCCATGAACGGCATCGACCCGGCGTCGATGGAGACCATCATGCTGCCGGTGCGCTATGACACCAAGGACCCCAACCGCGTGGTCGCCGCCGAGCCTCAGGTCACCCAATTGTGGAAGGCCCTCCGCGCCGACCAGGAGATTCCCGAGTCCGCGAAGAAGTCCCCCGCTACCGGTGGCGGTTCCTGA